GTCTCAAACTAAAACATGCCAGCAAAAGTATAATTTGGATATAATTTCCAAACATGCATCCTGAGAGGTTAGAGTTGGGGTATAATTTGGGGGGATGGCAATTTTGTCTCATCAGTGGGGTAATACCCAGGAATTGTTTAGGAGCAAGACAGATCCGCTAGGTATCCTTTTCTCCCTCCACTACACTCTCTACCTGTCAAAATAGTTCTCATTTTGAAAATCACTAAGACATCAATGTTCTAAAAACAAAGCCTCTCCTCTCCGCAGCGGGTTGAACCACAGAGGCTCTCTGGGTGCCTGGCCTCGCGGCccgcagggggcatgcgcagctACTGGGGAAGATGAGTCCACAAGGAGGGCATCAGTGAGGGCACGAGCTTAGCTTCCTGTGGTGCGCTGAGCGCTTGAAGATAAAGAAAGATGCAGCCTGGGCTTTGAGTTGCTTTGCTGCTACAACACAACGGTGCTATTGTTGGCACAGACTGTCCCAAGTGCCAGCTGCAAAACAGCGACGGCAGGACTGGGTCTCTACTGACCCCGATTGCCCACTGGGTGCTTCCAAAGGGCCTGGGGCTGCACCCACTGGCGGGAGAGCCAACCACCCTCGGGACAGGCCGCAGGGTTTATTGTCTCAGGCAGCCGGGCTCGATGCTCTGACACCAGGTCACCACAAAATAACCATCAGGCCTCCTCAAGCCACAGCAGCAGGTCTCCTCCACTCTAGTCAAACTCTCCGCTCCAACCTTCACCACGTGCACACTTCTTAACTCCATgcgccccttcctctcctccctgaggTTTGTGCTCCCCAGTGGGGGCCGCAAGAGAGAACTATTGTTCCACACCCTCCAGGGGTCAGACATGGGCTGTGAGAAAGGCCCACGCATAGCCTTCTGGGGATTGTCCCCAACAGCCAGATCTGTTCggctggcgtgtgtgtgtgtatgtgtgggcgGGGGTCCCTAGCCAACTCTCCAGGAGCACGGGCGACCCTTAGGCCTGAGTTGGTGAGGGGACTCTGGAACTCCTCGGCCTCCGCCTGACGACTGGCTGGCCCCCAGGCCACGCTGGGAGGAGTCTAGCATAAAGCTTCGGAGGTGGCTCTCGTCCGGGGCAGCCAGCCCCCATGGCCCCCAGGCTGCTAGGCGGACGCTGTCGGCAGCGCCCCGCGGGCCCTTTGTTCGGGCCGCAGCGGGCTGAGAGCAGCTGCACTGCCCGAGAACCGCCCCGCAGAGACGCCGGGCGTGGCGGGGAACCAGTCCACTTGGCACCTTCTCCTCCGACTCTTGGGCCCAGGAACCCTTCCAGTTCCTGCATTCCACACGCCCAGTTGTGGCTTTTCTCCCGGCCCAGAGTCTTCGAGGACTGGAGAAGTGGAGTTCCCAGGGCCCAGCATCGAACTCCTTCTGCTTGGCTCCCAtggcccagagaagggagggaCAGTTGAAACGTCGCCCGTTGgtataaatattaacaaaaagcAAATGGACTTGCGCGGGAGCCAGTTAGTTATCAATCAACCAGGCAGCAAGGCCACTTATGGCAAACATGGCCCATGTTGGTCCGGGCGAGACTTTCTCATGGCCACCTCCTGGTCAGACtgccccccccacgccccccgGTCCCCGGGTGGTCCTGGGGCAAATCCCGTCCAGGAAACAGGAGCAGTCCCGGGTGCTGGAGACCCGTCTGGCTCCCTGGCGCCGCTCTTGGGAGGTTTCTTCGCCTCCAGGTACCGCAGGGTCGAAGCGGCGCACCACCCACCCCTGCCCGACCCCGGGCCTCGCCTGCTGGGTCTCTGCAGCACCCGTTGGTGGGTGTGCAGTGGCAGCCTCTTCCTGCGCCGGCAGCTCCCCTACTGAGGCCGGAGCCTTCTGGAATCTTTAATTGGAAGCTAATCTCCCCGCGTCTTAATAGGCGCCCACGTCAGAGGCGGGGCACCCACCCACCGGCACAGCCCAgccccccttccccacctgggATGAGACGCAGCGTGAGCCTGGTTGCGCTGCACTTTAATGGGGAAGCAGCAAGTGTTACATTGAGGGAacatatattgattttttaaaggtaGTTAATTTGGTGAGAATTTCCTCCTGTCTCCCGTCGTCCGCCAGCCGATGTAATTTCGTGAAGAGAAAGCGCCTCTCCAAACACGCAGCCGCGGGCGGGCGGAGGGTTTTGACCCTCCACACCAGGCTGTACGGAACCCGGGGTACCAGGAGGGCATGAAGAAGCCACTCTCCCGCTACCCAGCGAAGGAGCCGACCTCGATGGGCCTTGCCTCGCATGGGGTAGAAACGAGTTTAAGGGGTCTTTGAGTGCAACGGCGAGCAAGAGCTGCAAGTGGCACCTCCCTCCGTGCACGGGAGCtggcagtggggaggagggggcaatgTCTCACAGCTGCGTCCAACATGCCCTGCAATCCGTTTTTAGTCACCTGCAGTCAGGGCCTACCAGAGATCACTTGAACGGTTCAGGAAACGGCCTCGTTCCGCCCGCCCTCGCCCCCACCaccaaattaaaatgttaacGGGAGGTCTTGTCGTTCTTCGGTGACTTAAAAACACGTCTTGGCTCTTGCTGCGTAATGGGATTGATCCCGGCTGGCTCCGCACGCGCGCTCATCCCAGCCCGCCCCACCCCTTTAATGaagttaaagaaaggaaaatgggagaGACAACCCCGCATCCGGGTCTTAGGATAACGAGTTCGCTGGGGGTTTGGCGCCAAACTCACGTCCCGCCAGGGTctccaattttccttttcttttttttttttctcgagGAAAAGGCCACGCGCCTCCGTCCAAAGGCTGGGCAGGACTTTCTACGCGCTGCTGGGTGCCAGGCAGCGGCCCCTTCGATAACTTCCTGGGTCCCGTGAGCCCGGGCGGGTACGTCCACCGCACTTCCCGTGTGCAGGTAGCAGTACTAGGGCTGCCCATGCGAGGAGGTGAGAGGGCGCTCGTACAGGGCAGGGCGCTAAGGCGGGTATCCAGGGCTCCGGGGTCGTCCCTGAACCTAATTTATCAGTCTGTCTTTCCGGGGGACAATAGGAGGCAGTGGGGAAGGAGAGTCATTTAAGTCCTGAGCAAGCGCCTTCAGGAGGTGGGGTGTTTGGAACGAgcttccctgggggtgggggggaacggCTCTCCATTTGCATCCCCTCCCTCCATTCCCCCAGCCCCACTAACCTGCCTGTGTGTGCACTGCCTCGGTAAAAAGTCCTGAAGCCGGGCTCGAGGCTGGCGTGTGCGTGTGAAAAGGCACTACCTTGGACGCCGGCATAGGCATATCAGTCTGGGAGAGGAATAGCGTTTTCGGCCGTCCCTTCCAGAACTTCAGCTGCCCTCGGGTCTCGGTCTACCCATGGGATGGGGCGATCTGGTGGCTGCACACAAAGCTAGAGAGTGGAATTGCGGGAGCCCCAGAGGGTACCCTGTCAACCTCTTTCTTCCCCCTGCCGTCCCCTTACCCCagcctctcctggcttctgggctCAGGCTGCAAGAGTCCTCGTGGGGACTTTGGAGCCAACGAGCGCGGGGTTGGACTGGAAAACCTGGCGGGGCAGAGGCTCAGACGGTGCGGAGCTCCAGCAGGGAGGCCACAAGAACCCAGACCCCAGGACTGCTTTGGGTCGCATCCGGCTGGAGTCGCAGGCTCGCGGGGACGCCGGCACCCGCTTCCCTCTAGCTTCTCATTGGCCCGCACGATGTGGGGGAGGGGGCCCTGGCCTCTTGCTTTGATTTTAGACTGTGAAACGGCTCAGTGCCCACGGCTCTGCGCGGATTGACGGTCTCTCGTTCTCCAGGGACGAATTAATGGAGAACGATCAGTTAATTAACAAACCCTCATTCCGGCTTTTACCTTTTTCTTCGCCAGGACTCAGGCTAGGTCGCCGGGCTGAGATTGGGTGGGGGTGTGGCAGCATGTACCCCAGGAGTCAATCAACTCAGCCCGGGTCTCATCAAACCGAGTCCACCCTCAACTGCCCTTGGCTGTACCTCTCCGCTTGTCCTCCGCCCTAGGGGGTCGCTGAATCTGCTTGAAATCCCCCGTGTGATTCAGGCTGGGGTCAGTTGTCTCCTCCGCCGGTGGGCCGGCCAGAGCCTTCCCCTTACCTTGGCTTAGAGAGGCTGGGGGAACTGGGCGCAGTGTCTACGCAGCGCCGCCAAGACCTTCCCGCTCAACTCGGAAACACCAGGCCCTCGGGGTGTTTGGGCCCGGAGACCTCTGCTCGAAgacttgtttttttccctcacacTCCCACCCCCTGCATGGGATTCAGACGAAAATTCATGCAgaggaataaaacaaaatgcGAAGCCCTAAGCGAGTCGGCAGCGAAATCGGTCTCTGGGCTAAGCTAGAAGCTCCCTTGTTGCTCGgccgccctcacctggaccttggCACGATCTGCCTCCCTCTCTACAGCCGGTCACAAGCGCAGAGTGCGTCCTAAACCTTAACGGAGCGTCTGCGCCACACACCCACCGCCGCGCGGCTTCGGAACCTTTGCTGGAACTCCCAGAGTGCgctccccaccctccagccccccaccccaccccgcgcCACTAAAGTGAGCGCGGGAGCGGGGTCACCGCAGCGAGTTCAGCTAAACATTGGCGGGCAGCTCCCGCACGCTCCAGCACAGCGCCCGGCTATGTGCCAGGGATACTGGCTGGCAGCACCTGCGCGCAGTTCCACGCACGCGTCGCCTCTCTCGCCCCACAAACCTGGAGTGCCAAACCCAGAAGCGATGCACAGACCGTATCCAGCCAGGTGCTGGGATTTCTTTCCACCTACGGTGGTGCGAGCTTCCTGCGCTGTCTCCCAGCACAAATGCTCCTCTGCAATCACCCAGGCCGCGCTGCTCAGTTCCCGGAGCCTTCCACAGCCCAATGCACTGAGTCCTGGAAGAGGCTGTCTGCTCCCGGGAGCCACGCTCTGGCTCTTCCAGGCCTAGGGACCCCCCTCTCGGTGAAAGGAGGACGGGATGAAGCGTGCACAGagctctctccttccctgcctccttgGGTCCCTTCAGCTTCCCCAATACCTTATCTCACCGCGCGCCCAGCTCCTTGGCCCGCTCACCTGCTAAGCGGAGCGCAGACATGCGCTGGAACTCTGGCTCCTGCAGCCACTTCCACATCCTCCGGAAGGTCTCCCGGCCGGATTTGAGTTTGCTCCAGGGTTTGGGGTTGCGCAGCAGGTCCGAGAGGGTCCCTTGGGAGCGACAGAGCACCCTCTGCGCGAAGATGGCCTGTGGTATGCTGTAGCGCTTAAGCTCGGTGGTGATACGCTGCGCCACCTCTTTGGTATTGATCTCTTCCATCTGCCCTGAATTACTTCCATTGCTGACCTGCGCACCGGTTACCGAAGGGTTGGGCTCCCGGGCCGTGCCCAGGAGTTGCCCGTGGCCCTGGGCGTTCAGGTGGGCGTGTGGGTGGTGTGGAGGAAGGCCGTTGATGGGAACCATGCCGGCCGAGGTGGGCGTGAGGTGCTGCTCCCCGTGACGGCCGAGCATGGCCGGGTGGTGGGCTTCGAAGCCATTGGGGGTGAGCATCTTGTCGGTGGGCATGGCGGCGCCCGGGTGGGCATAGTGGGGGAGCCCTTGCTGGGAGTTGTGGATGCCGCCCAGACCGGAGccggagaggggagagaggctcTGGCCCATGCCGGCCACGTCCTTGTGATAGGGGGTATAGAGGTTATTCATGGAGGCCAGCCCGCGCTCGTCCCGCATGAGCGTGAAGCTACCGCTCACATTGCCTGCCAGGCGCTGGTGGTGgtgcgggtggtggtggtggtggtggtggtggtggtgatggtgggggaaCTTGTCCGAGACGGTGGAGATGGGCGGCAGCGGCTGCAGAGGGGTTAAGGTGGTGTAGGTGGTGGGCATGCTCATACCTGGGGGAGTCTCGCAGGCCATGGTCATGGTGGGGTGCAGGGGGCCGGCCAGGCTGTGCTCGGGGGcccggtggtggtggtggtaatcgccgctgccgctgccgccgtcCAGCAAGGACGCCATGCCCATCGAGCGCGGGTGCGCGGGGGGCAGGTGGCTGCCGCGGTGCGCCACGGAGCTTCGCGCGTGGGGGCTACCGCCCAGCAAGTCAGCAGGGGCAGGCACCGGCTCATGGCTCACGCCGTGCAGCTCCCCGATCGCCTCCATGGTCAGCTGCGCGTTCATCGTGATCTGGGCGAGCGGACGGCGGACACAACATCGATGAGGCCGGGCAGAGGCGGCGAAGGGCGCACGCAGTCCGGTCTTCACATCGGCTGCTGGCGActgctgccttccttccttccttcctctcactgTGGGGCTCTGTCTCCCTCTCAGTGTGTCTCGCCTTCCCTCTTGCCCCCACCTTCCCCTCTGCGTcctcggctttttttttttttttaaatattaatttccaGAAAGGATCCGCGCCGTTGGGCGAGCGCGGTGCCCCCAGcccgcccgcccccggccccctCACGTCCCTCTCCTTCCTAGAATTGTGAGGCCCCCGGCTCCCCTGACGCACCCCTTGCGCCTTCCGCGGCTGCTGCTTGCCCGCGCCGCTGGCCAGCTCCAGCCATGGCTCGGTTACTGTTGCAGACTCTGTGGCCGCTgttccgccgccgccgccgccgcggcccgCCCTCACGCCCGCCGGGCGCAGCGCGCAGGCGCGCGGATCAGCCCCGCCCCCTCAGTCCCCGCGCGCGCGGCCGGTGACGTCCCCGTACAAATGAAGGTGGGGGTCCCAGCACCGCTCGTAAGGCGCTGGGCTGCGGGGGAGCGGTGCGCACGTGCGAGTGTCTAACGTAGAGCACGATCTGGGGCTGCTACCGCAACCCTGGGAAACTTGGGCCCCTCTCGGCTCCCTGGCTCGGGTGGGCTCCCTTCCCAGCCCTCGGCCACACTTGCTGGGCTCGCCTCCCGGGTGGCGCAGTATGCCTGGAGAGCCATCGCCCCTCTCTCCAGTTGCTGCCTCCCGGTGCAGGTTTCCCGGGGAGCCTCAGCTGGTGTCATCACTCCTTCCACCCTGGCTTGTTTCCCGGGAGGGCCTCTGGGAGTCCACGCTCTCCCCATCTTCAGGTGCTTGGCCttttgagggggaggggagcaaatattttaaaggactTGGTCAACCTGGTGGCTGTTGACCCAACAACCTCTGTCTTCCCTGATAATTCTCTGCCCACCCTGACTCTTCCATGCTCTGCGAAGAGGTGAGCTTAGTGCCAAGAGTCCCAGCCCCGGCCATACCTCGCTGTCCTCCTCCGCCTGGGTCCTTCTCCGGCTCAGCTGATAATTAGCGCGCCGCTTCGTGAATGACTcggcgcgcgcgtgtgtgtgtgtgtgtgtgtgtgtgtgtgtgtgtgtgtgtgtgtgttgagtgcCCTGGTGGGTTCCTATGTTAACTCGTGGGTTCTGGTGGGGCCGCCGAGGCTCGGGCTATTCCTGCGGTTTCTTCATGGCCCTCCTGGTAAAACACCAAGAGGCCGCTGCTTGCGGGAAGGACTGACGCCGGCAGGGTGGACCAGGCGCGCCGGTCTCTTCTTGGCCCGTAGGGACGCCCTCTTCCCGGCGTCCCTGCGAGAAGCCTCCAGATTTGAAAATCAATTCAGCTTCGGGCGTAGTTGTTCGCTTCCCACAATCACGGTCCAATCCAGAATCGAACCTGGTCCTTGGGCTTGGTGGGGACGCGTGGGGAGGCCCCCAGTGTGGGACGTATACCCGGCCGCCACATGCCGCGGCTTTCTTTCATTtacaaaagaaaggggaaaaaaaaccgtAACAAAAGGCAGAGCGTGTCTGCTTAGGTGCTTTCATCCCTCAGAGAAAGGACAGATGTGCCCATTGTCCAGCCCTTGGCAGTTATGACCCGGTCAGCGCCGAGCCTCAGCCCCGGGCGAGTGGTGGTCACAATGGGGGACAGCTTCTCAGAACCTGGGTATATGGGTTCGGATATGGAACAAAGTGAGTGTGGCCAAACTCAGATTGTATGTTCCTTTCCTAGGGCACCGGGTCGGAGCCCACCACCGGTGTCTCTGCTGGGAATGTTCCCAGACTCTAGGAGAGGTCAGGGTGGTGGAATGGTAGTAGTAGTGGTGGCTGAGTCCCTTAGGCAAAAGCTTGGGCCAGTCTATCCTTGGGGGAAACTTCTCACCAGCTAAGGCATGAGCAGGCCAATCTCTGCCCAGGTCCCTACCACCGCCTGGGCAACATCAAGATCAAGGTAGGTCAAGGCCAGTGGGTTACTCTAACTTGCCTTCCTTGAAAGTGGTCATGTCCTGAGATCGGTTAACCTGGTTGGTTTCATCACCACGGACATTCCTGTTTTGTCCAAACAATGCCTATGGAGGTCCTGGAGATGGGGGTCCATCTCAGTGGACTTAGCATCAGCTTGCACAATGAATATTTAGGAATTTAAAACCTCCAGAGAGTAGAAGGTCTTTGGGGAAAATACAGTGACAAAAAGGaactcagaaaacaaaattactctATTTAAAGTTACTCTTGTATCTACATCTCTCTAGTCATAAGTACATATACGCAaacttaaaacatattttctgcCTAGTGGATCACAATATGTTGGTGGGAAGCTGAATTCTTGGCTCCTTATTGTTTCTGTTCTCATTTCTTACAACATAGAGCATGTAGCTCTTATATGAGACCAAACAATGGGTTAACGTAGAAGGCAGACTTTGAGCTAAACCGtttgcccccccccccatatTTTAATCCCCCTGAAGTGATCGATTTGCCCTTATGACAACTCTCTTTCCCAAAGGCAGTTtgttaaaagaaagaagtaaatacCACCAAATGCACAAATTGTTCATGGTTTTCTATTTGTGTAACTAATTAGGGACTTGATCCTGGAAACGCTCCTTCATGTGAGGCTCTCGACTGAGCCCCTGGAGTCTACCTGAAGAGGGCTGGGATCAGGTGAGCTTAACTCCCTCcgtccccccagccccacccccccatgAAAAGGGGGTCTGGTTCAGTGCTGGTCCCTAAAGGAGTAGCCAAAGTAAAAATCTGGATAAGTATTGTATATGGTGGACTAACGTGAGTGCAGGACTTGCTTGGGGAGTTTGCAAATCTCCCTAATCTTTCTTGGCTGTTCATTCCTTTCATTTAACCTTTGTTTTCTTGTAGTTGACTGAATTGCAGTAATTTCTCAgaaacattttattcttattcAATGTCTTGGAAAACTTTCCTATACTAAGAATGTATGATGGGTGGGATGGATGCTCTTAGGCCTAGTTAGGGTGAATGCacatgtatgcgtgtgtgtgtgtgtgtgtgtgtgtgtgtgtgtgtgtgtgtgtgtgtggcggggtgggggggaaggacaGGAGGGCTAGGATAGCTTTTTGTCATTTtgtccctctcttcccttccctcttccactgCCCAGCATAACATCAGGTGCACTACGGAGGATTAAAGAGGCCAGGGAGGGGTCTCTTGAAATTACTCAGTGGGTCTAGTGTATGTGATTACAGGATACTGTACAGTTCTTTATCACAGCCAAGAAGCCTGAGGGGAGGGCTCATTGTCAGCTGGTTAGATTTTGAGTAGCTGCAgggaacttaaagaaaaaaataatgtcagtCACCACCCCAtttcatacatgtatatatttaagaaaaagggaaataagacTATGGGCTGGATGCTTGTGGCTGGCAATGTTTTCAATGtggaaacaaatattttagaCTACTTATTTTGTAGATGTTGGggtgctgctggtggtggtgagaCAGGTGCAATCCTTCCTATGCTGGGTGGGCTAGAGCTTGCCAGGTGACCCCACTAGGCTTagaaaagagaatgagaataaGGTCTTTCCTCCAAATGCTGGCCACACAAGGTTCTTTGAGAACCTTCCGTGAGTTTCAGAGTTACTGCTTTAGTGCTTTTTGTGAGTAACAGAGATGTAACATATGGCCCAGTCCCAGTTTTCAGGACCATTCCAAAAAACTGTTTCTAGCCCCTCTGAGCCATCAAATGCTAACTTCCCATTTGTTGACCGCACAAACAGCAAACCTGGGTGTCAGGGAAGATTCCCTCACCCAGGGCTCCACGGAGAGTCTGACACCTTGGCCAGGGCCTCAGAATGTAACTCaccagcatttctttcttttttttaaagctctctctttttttaaaaattaattaattaattaatttttggcggcgttgggtctttgttgctgcgcatggacattctctagttgcagcgagcgggggctactcttcgttgctgtgcgcaggcttctcattgcagtagcttctcttcttgcggagcaggggctctaggcgcacaggcttcagtagttgtggcatgtgggctcagtagttgtggctcgcaggcttcagagtacaggctcagtagctgtggcgcacgggcttagttgctccgcggcatgtgggatcttcctgggccagggctcaaacctgtgtcccctgcattggtaggcggattcttaaccactgcgccaccagggaagtccgctcACCAGCATTTCTGATGCCTGTAGCAAGTCTAGAATTAAACTCTCCGTGAGGAACCATTTTTTTGGTGTCTGGCACAGTAGGGCACTTGATAACTGTGGGTGAAGGATTTGGTCCTGGGTGCTTCTGGCCAGGTTCTCCTGTCTTCTTCCCACCTCtgcagatttttgtttttccccccaGAAAATTGCTATTGGCTTACAATGGAACGCCAAAAAATTCAGAAGAGGGTGGCCTGATGATTCATTATTgacaacagttaaaaaaaattagtcaatGGCTTCTCTCCACTTTATGGGGGCCAAAGGAAGCAGTAATCAATTATTCTAACCCTCTTCATCAACCTTTGACCTTCATATACTTTTTATTCATCTGTTCggtttcctttgttcctttttaatgtaaattacGGTTTTTGCtcataacaatatatttttttattctgtgttttGCACTCTCCTTTGTTCCATCTCCTAACCACACCCTCCACATCCCAGAGAAGACGCTCTGGTGAAGAGCTCTTTGACAGCTGGTGCCAACCCCAGAGGACTCCAGGTTATAGGAGGTGCACAGGGCGG
Above is a genomic segment from Pseudorca crassidens isolate mPseCra1 chromosome 1, mPseCra1.hap1, whole genome shotgun sequence containing:
- the ONECUT1 gene encoding hepatocyte nuclear factor 6 isoform X1, whose translation is MNAQLTMEAIGELHGVSHEPVPAPADLLGGSPHARSSVAHRGSHLPPAHPRSMGMASLLDGGSGSGDYHHHHRAPEHSLAGPLHPTMTMACETPPGMSMPTTYTTLTPLQPLPPISTVSDKFPHHHHHHHHHHHHPHHHQRLAGNVSGSFTLMRDERGLASMNNLYTPYHKDVAGMGQSLSPLSGSGLGGIHNSQQGLPHYAHPGAAMPTDKMLTPNGFEAHHPAMLGRHGEQHLTPTSAGMVPINGLPPHHPHAHLNAQGHGQLLGTAREPNPSVTGAQVSNGSNSGQMEEINTKEVAQRITTELKRYSIPQAIFAQRVLCRSQGTLSDLLRNPKPWSKLKSGRETFRRMWKWLQEPEFQRMSALRLAACKRKEQEHGKDRGNTPKKPRLVFTDVQRRTLHAIFKENKRPSKELQITISQQLGLELSTVSNFFMNARRRSLDKWQDEGSSNSGNSSSSSSTCTKA
- the ONECUT1 gene encoding hepatocyte nuclear factor 6 isoform X2, whose translation is MNAQLTMEAIGELHGVSHEPVPAPADLLGGSPHARSSVAHRGSHLPPAHPRSMGMASLLDGGSGSGDYHHHHRAPEHSLAGPLHPTMTMACETPPGMSMPTTYTTLTPLQPLPPISTVSDKFPHHHHHHHHHHHHPHHHQRLAGNVSGSFTLMRDERGLASMNNLYTPYHKDVAGMGQSLSPLSGSGLGGIHNSQQGLPHYAHPGAAMPTDKMLTPNGFEAHHPAMLGRHGEQHLTPTSAGMVPINGLPPHHPHAHLNAQGHGQLLGTAREPNPSVTGAQVSNGSNSGQMEEINTKEVAQRITTELKRYSIPQAIFAQRVLCRSQGTLSDLLRNPKPWSKLKSGRETFRRMWKWLQEPEFQRMSALRLAANKQSVGRYFKIMQISYSSSEFPTDLASIDSCLTCLSRRLQNDFPSPAFLPCLTVSSQLSSVSKSPFSLVYFSICYWIRFTHSFFPNGF